In a single window of the Tellurirhabdus bombi genome:
- a CDS encoding 3-deoxy-D-manno-octulosonic acid transferase — MFSLLYNTSIWLYGAAIRLAAPFHTKARQSAEGQRHLLASIQTRLAGNTAPVAWFHAASLGEFEQGRPVIEAFRERYPGYKILLTFFSPSGYEVRKNYAGADYIFYLPLDMPQNAKQFVGLVKPRIAFFVKYEFWLNYLQELHQRRVPTISFSAIFRPGQVFFKLYGGGYRKLLTYFDHILVQNQQSLDLLKGIGLTNLTLAGDTRFDRVAQIVANKKEIPVAQLFKGNQPLVVIGSAWQADLDVLIPFLNRFDQPLKVIIAPHEIHTDEIERWRGQLRGTSIRYSETQTSGFESASLASSTVLIIDNIGMLSSLYQYGDYAYVGGAFGKGLHNILEAATFGMPLFFGPSYQKFQEAIDLVQEGGAFPVADTAELEATFRRLYQDQAAHQKATEISRQYVLRNIGATGKVMEVIQDYSLID, encoded by the coding sequence TTGTTTTCACTGCTCTATAATACGTCCATCTGGTTATACGGAGCGGCTATCCGCCTGGCGGCCCCTTTTCATACCAAAGCACGACAATCCGCTGAAGGTCAGCGTCATTTACTTGCTTCCATCCAAACGCGCTTAGCGGGCAATACGGCACCGGTTGCCTGGTTTCATGCGGCTTCTCTGGGCGAGTTCGAACAGGGGCGACCGGTCATCGAAGCCTTCCGAGAGCGTTATCCAGGCTATAAAATTCTGCTTACGTTTTTCTCTCCTTCGGGCTATGAAGTTAGAAAAAACTACGCCGGGGCAGACTATATCTTTTACCTGCCACTGGATATGCCTCAGAACGCAAAGCAGTTTGTGGGTCTGGTCAAACCGCGTATTGCTTTTTTCGTTAAATACGAATTTTGGCTCAATTACCTTCAGGAGCTGCACCAGCGCCGTGTGCCGACCATTTCCTTTTCGGCTATTTTTCGGCCTGGTCAGGTATTTTTTAAACTGTATGGGGGCGGTTACCGGAAATTGCTGACCTATTTCGACCACATTCTGGTTCAGAATCAACAGTCGCTGGATTTACTGAAGGGCATTGGCCTTACGAACCTTACCCTGGCGGGCGATACGCGCTTCGACCGGGTAGCGCAAATTGTCGCCAATAAGAAAGAAATACCGGTTGCTCAGCTTTTTAAAGGGAATCAGCCTTTGGTAGTAATTGGTAGCGCCTGGCAGGCCGATCTGGACGTACTGATTCCTTTTTTAAACCGATTTGACCAGCCGCTGAAAGTAATTATTGCGCCGCACGAAATTCATACCGACGAGATAGAACGCTGGCGCGGACAGTTGCGAGGGACTAGCATCCGGTATTCGGAAACCCAGACCTCCGGCTTCGAATCAGCCTCTTTAGCCTCAAGCACCGTACTGATTATTGATAACATTGGCATGCTTTCTTCTTTGTATCAATATGGTGACTATGCGTACGTTGGCGGCGCTTTCGGGAAGGGATTGCACAACATTCTGGAAGCGGCGACTTTCGGAATGCCCCTGTTTTTTGGTCCATCTTACCAGAAATTTCAGGAAGCCATTGATTTAGTGCAGGAAGGCGGTGCCTTTCCGGTAGCAGACACGGCTGAGTTGGAAGCTACTTTTCGGCGGCTTTATCAGGATCAGGCAGCCCATCAGAAGGCAACTGAAATCAGTCGTCAGTATGTGCTGCGGAACATTGGCGCAACCGGAAAGGTTATGGAAGTTATACAGGATTACTCACTCATTGACTGA
- the rsgA gene encoding ribosome small subunit-dependent GTPase A, with amino-acid sequence MAIGLVIRSTGSWYDVRSENGHTYRARLKGKFKIKGLKVTNPIAVGDRVRYELEDEAENTAIITDIEPRDNYIIRQSVHKTAHGHILAANLDQAVLIVTLTFPRTSLGFIDRFLVTAESFRIPTTLVFNKTDILSEEGVEYQQEIQQLYEQIGYPTLATSATEKRGVDEFRALLDQKITLLSGHSGVGKSSLVNAVSPDLHLKTNEVSTFANKGVHTTTFAEMFELAPNTFIIDTPGIKELGLADIEKEEISHYFPEMRERLNQCRYHNCLHINEPGCAIKDAVGEGEIAESRYWSYLSMVEGEDNRR; translated from the coding sequence TTGGCTATCGGCTTAGTTATACGATCTACCGGTTCGTGGTATGATGTTCGCAGCGAGAACGGACATACGTACCGCGCCCGCTTAAAAGGAAAATTTAAAATTAAAGGGCTGAAGGTAACCAATCCGATAGCCGTTGGCGACCGGGTGCGGTACGAGCTTGAGGATGAAGCGGAAAACACAGCCATCATCACTGATATTGAGCCACGCGACAATTACATCATTCGGCAATCTGTCCATAAAACGGCGCATGGCCATATTTTGGCGGCTAATCTTGATCAGGCCGTTTTAATTGTAACGTTGACATTTCCCCGTACATCGCTGGGTTTTATCGACCGCTTTCTGGTAACCGCTGAATCGTTCCGCATTCCGACGACGCTAGTTTTCAACAAAACGGATATTTTGAGCGAAGAAGGTGTAGAATACCAACAGGAGATCCAGCAACTCTACGAGCAAATTGGTTACCCGACGCTGGCTACCTCCGCCACCGAAAAAAGAGGAGTTGATGAGTTTCGGGCGTTGCTAGACCAGAAAATCACGCTTCTTTCCGGGCATTCTGGCGTCGGAAAATCGTCACTTGTCAACGCTGTTTCGCCGGACTTACATCTGAAAACCAACGAAGTATCTACTTTTGCCAACAAAGGCGTTCATACCACCACGTTCGCCGAAATGTTTGAACTGGCTCCGAACACCTTTATCATCGATACGCCCGGTATCAAAGAACTGGGACTGGCCGACATAGAAAAAGAAGAAATCAGCCATTATTTTCCAGAAATGCGCGAGCGCCTCAACCAATGTCGCTACCATAACTGCCTGCATATCAACGAACCCGGTTGCGCCATCAAAGATGCGGTCGGTGAAGGAGAAATTGCCGAGAGCCGCTACTGGAGCTACCTGAGCATGGTGGAAGGGGAAGATAACCGGCGATAA
- a CDS encoding DivIVA domain-containing protein, translating to MKITPIEIRQHSFEKAMRGYRTDEVEAFLASLSQEWERVLSEQKMLKMQLELAEKERNELKEIQQTLFKMLKTAEDTSSQITEQAQRAAEQYLNEAKQKADEQLADARKRSTLMVQDAENQARYIKDNVLTDLKTMEYDFKAMERYKESLISQIRTLAANAVESVDRFEKKFNQQSLQSKIEELSVSGETPEISDELLVDPTAPRLDEADHEAKDPSELVVDPTAPDLENESLSAEENKLSTDIGDPVTAQADEAGEAGFPFVESTNDNDTLPQDSTDDDVPADEKEPQPAHEATAEKPKSGGSFFDQI from the coding sequence ATGAAAATTACGCCCATCGAGATACGCCAGCACTCCTTTGAAAAAGCCATGCGTGGCTACCGAACTGATGAAGTGGAGGCTTTTCTGGCTTCGTTATCACAGGAATGGGAGCGCGTTCTGAGCGAACAGAAAATGCTCAAAATGCAGTTGGAATTAGCCGAAAAAGAACGCAATGAGCTTAAGGAGATTCAGCAGACGCTGTTCAAAATGCTCAAAACGGCGGAAGATACTAGTTCACAAATCACCGAACAGGCGCAACGGGCAGCAGAACAATACCTGAACGAAGCCAAGCAAAAAGCCGATGAGCAACTGGCCGACGCCCGCAAACGCTCTACGCTGATGGTTCAGGATGCTGAAAATCAGGCTCGCTACATCAAAGACAACGTGTTAACCGACCTGAAAACCATGGAGTATGACTTCAAGGCAATGGAACGGTATAAAGAAAGTCTGATTTCCCAAATCCGCACCTTGGCAGCCAATGCCGTTGAAAGCGTGGATCGGTTTGAAAAGAAATTTAACCAGCAATCCTTACAGTCCAAAATTGAGGAATTAAGCGTATCAGGGGAAACACCGGAGATTTCAGACGAGTTGCTTGTTGACCCAACCGCGCCCCGGCTCGATGAGGCAGATCATGAAGCGAAGGACCCATCAGAACTAGTTGTTGACCCAACAGCACCCGACCTAGAAAACGAATCGTTATCGGCAGAGGAAAATAAACTTTCGACGGACATTGGTGATCCGGTGACGGCCCAGGCTGACGAAGCGGGCGAAGCAGGCTTTCCTTTTGTAGAGTCTACGAACGATAACGATACGTTGCCGCAGGATTCGACCGATGATGACGTTCCTGCCGACGAAAAAGAGCCACAGCCAGCTCACGAAGCAACCGCCGAAAAACCGAAAAGTGGCGGATCTTTCTTCGATCAAATTTAA
- a CDS encoding 4'-phosphopantetheinyl transferase family protein → MPLQQTLLLHDDCVAVLWKIEEEEATLRASLPLTAVELAELDSIRHPAQRTEWLACRAAVCELVESQGMIYAGMAKDEHGKPFLIGQEAHVSISHTLGWAAAVWHPERAVGIDIEPFRSQFGRVVPRVLSDDEIADAGGNLSRLAVYWCAKEALYKLYGKRQLTFREHLHVEPFEDGAEWLVGHVRLPDYVAKLTIRCYLAGPGLVAVAL, encoded by the coding sequence ATGCCCCTGCAACAAACGCTATTACTGCACGATGATTGTGTAGCTGTTTTGTGGAAAATTGAGGAAGAGGAGGCTACGTTGCGGGCCTCATTGCCCTTGACTGCCGTTGAGCTTGCCGAACTGGATTCAATCCGGCATCCGGCCCAGCGTACCGAATGGCTGGCCTGTCGGGCTGCTGTTTGTGAACTCGTGGAAAGCCAGGGAATGATCTATGCTGGAATGGCTAAAGATGAACACGGAAAACCATTTCTGATCGGGCAAGAGGCGCACGTTTCGATTTCGCATACGTTGGGCTGGGCGGCGGCAGTATGGCACCCGGAGCGAGCGGTAGGGATTGATATTGAGCCTTTCCGAAGCCAGTTTGGCCGCGTTGTGCCAAGAGTGCTGTCAGATGATGAAATTGCGGATGCCGGTGGAAATCTGTCCCGCCTGGCCGTCTATTGGTGCGCAAAAGAAGCGCTGTATAAACTGTATGGTAAGCGGCAACTTACTTTCCGGGAGCACCTCCACGTTGAGCCATTTGAAGACGGAGCCGAGTGGTTGGTTGGCCATGTGCGTTTGCCGGACTATGTCGCCAAATTAACCATTCGGTGTTATTTAGCCGGACCCGGTTTGGTTGCCGTGGCTTTGTGA
- the ytxJ gene encoding bacillithiol system redox-active protein YtxJ encodes MNWNKLQSEDQLETIKQESAQQPVLIFKHSTRCSISSMALSRLERSWNDAAGIKPYYLDLITYRSVSNKIADTFDVDHQSPQVLLIQNGTCVYDESHMGISFDTLKDQVASV; translated from the coding sequence ATGAACTGGAATAAACTGCAAAGCGAAGACCAATTAGAAACCATCAAGCAGGAATCGGCGCAACAGCCGGTTTTGATTTTTAAACACAGCACGCGCTGTTCCATTAGTTCAATGGCCCTGAGTCGGCTGGAACGCAGCTGGAACGACGCAGCAGGGATCAAACCGTATTACCTGGATTTGATTACTTATCGCTCGGTTTCCAATAAAATTGCGGATACGTTTGACGTGGATCATCAATCGCCGCAGGTACTTTTGATTCAAAATGGTACCTGTGTTTATGATGAATCGCATATGGGCATTTCCTTCGATACCTTGAAAGACCAGGTAGCGTCGGTTTAA
- a CDS encoding WD40 repeat domain-containing protein — translation MLIKKVDTFAGHRDCVYALAPGSEPAQFFSAGADGQVVRWRLDKPDLGRLVARIPSSVYAITYDETHELLWVGQNYEGLHLIQPDQQRETHSVKLTTAAIFDIQLIDDLALLALSDGVVIVLDTSPLPEAPPVVRKHLKASNKSARSISIRPDKNEFAVGYSDNDIRIFDLQSLELKHLIAAHTNSVFTVCYSPDSRYLLSAGRDAHLKIWDVAQHYKPLESIPAHLFAINHIAYHPDGTLFATCSMDKSVKVWDAQTFRLLKVIDRARHAGHGTSVNKLWWSSFHQQLVSCGDDKLISVWEVSR, via the coding sequence ATGCTCATAAAAAAAGTTGACACCTTTGCCGGCCACCGCGATTGTGTTTATGCCCTGGCACCTGGTTCTGAGCCGGCCCAATTTTTTTCGGCTGGAGCCGATGGACAGGTGGTGCGCTGGCGCCTGGACAAGCCCGATCTGGGAAGGCTGGTTGCCCGCATTCCTTCCTCGGTGTACGCCATTACTTACGACGAAACGCACGAGCTGTTGTGGGTAGGCCAAAACTACGAAGGCCTTCACCTCATTCAGCCTGACCAGCAACGTGAAACCCACTCGGTTAAACTCACGACAGCCGCCATTTTTGACATTCAGCTAATTGATGATCTGGCGCTGCTTGCCCTGTCAGATGGGGTCGTGATTGTATTGGATACGTCTCCCCTGCCCGAGGCGCCCCCCGTGGTCAGGAAGCACCTGAAAGCCTCAAACAAAAGTGCCCGTTCCATCTCCATCCGACCCGATAAAAACGAATTTGCCGTTGGTTACAGCGACAATGATATCCGCATTTTTGATTTACAGAGTCTAGAACTGAAGCACCTCATTGCGGCGCACACAAACTCAGTTTTTACGGTTTGTTACTCTCCGGATAGTCGTTATTTGTTGTCGGCTGGTCGGGACGCGCATCTGAAAATCTGGGATGTAGCGCAGCATTATAAGCCGCTAGAATCCATTCCGGCGCATCTTTTTGCCATAAATCACATCGCTTATCATCCAGACGGCACTCTATTTGCTACGTGCAGCATGGATAAGTCGGTCAAGGTGTGGGATGCGCAGACGTTCAGGCTCCTTAAGGTGATCGACCGGGCGCGCCACGCTGGACACGGCACCTCGGTCAATAAACTTTGGTGGTCATCGTTTCATCAACAGCTTGTCTCTTGCGGCGACGATAAATTAATTTCGGTCTGGGAGGTTTCCCGGTAA
- a CDS encoding acyltransferase family protein — MAVNQTNYLPQLDGLRCLAVLFVLLEHWLGARNILPLGPLGVTLFFVLSGFLITRILLTSKEKLAGQQGGFKRYIKTFYIRRTLRIFPLYYAILILLAVLNVPPVRETLVWSALYATNIYMIIHRTWLGSIDHFWSLAVEEQVYLVVPFVLFFLPKRLVPWLVIGTMLVSFAVRYMVYRWPLPLMVSYVATPACLDSFGLGALLAYWYLYKPTLFQKIFSNTWLIISSVALYSCLLALSMNNESFHKVYPALWDRFCASVMGAFIIGGAVIGYKGVGKWLLENPFSQYIGRISYGLYLIHAFVYNAFYMNYDFVLMSPWNEWVAAIPALDNWILLKLAYCLSITVVLASLSWYLLENPINRLKDKLT; from the coding sequence ATGGCTGTGAACCAAACGAATTACCTTCCCCAGTTAGACGGCCTGCGTTGTCTGGCCGTTTTATTCGTTTTGCTAGAACATTGGCTTGGCGCTCGTAACATATTGCCGTTGGGCCCTTTAGGCGTAACACTATTTTTTGTCCTGAGTGGCTTTCTTATTACCCGAATCTTGCTGACCAGCAAAGAAAAGCTTGCTGGTCAGCAGGGTGGGTTTAAGCGATACATTAAAACGTTTTATATTCGTCGGACGCTACGCATTTTTCCGCTCTACTACGCGATTCTGATTCTTCTTGCCGTCCTGAATGTGCCACCCGTTCGTGAAACTTTGGTCTGGAGCGCCTTGTATGCGACCAATATTTACATGATTATTCATAGAACCTGGCTTGGGAGCATTGATCATTTCTGGTCGCTGGCGGTGGAGGAGCAAGTGTATCTGGTCGTACCATTCGTACTTTTCTTCTTACCTAAACGCCTGGTACCCTGGCTGGTAATAGGGACCATGTTGGTTAGTTTTGCTGTTCGGTATATGGTTTATCGGTGGCCACTCCCGTTGATGGTATCCTACGTCGCCACGCCGGCCTGTCTGGATTCTTTCGGGTTGGGCGCGCTGCTCGCTTACTGGTATTTATATAAGCCCACGCTTTTTCAGAAAATATTTAGCAATACCTGGTTAATTATCAGCAGTGTAGCTTTATATAGTTGTCTGTTGGCCTTATCTATGAACAATGAGTCATTTCACAAAGTGTATCCGGCTTTGTGGGATCGTTTTTGTGCTTCCGTCATGGGGGCTTTTATCATAGGGGGAGCTGTTATTGGGTATAAAGGAGTGGGAAAATGGCTACTGGAAAACCCATTTAGCCAATATATAGGAAGGATTAGCTACGGTTTGTACCTCATCCATGCTTTTGTTTACAACGCCTTTTATATGAACTATGATTTTGTGTTAATGAGCCCTTGGAATGAATGGGTAGCGGCTATACCTGCCCTGGATAACTGGATTTTGTTGAAACTCGCCTACTGCCTGAGTATAACCGTTGTTCTGGCCAGCTTATCCTGGTATTTACTGGAAAATCCAATCAATCGCCTGAAAGATAAGCTGACGTAA
- the folB gene encoding dihydroneopterin aldolase, producing MGTIALEGLEFFAYHGFSDEEQKIGNKYSVDITVATDFTEAARQDRLSMTVNYEELYRITLAVMQRPARLLEHIAHSICEEIRNRYPAIESVEVSVSKFNPPIGGVCHRSKITLRG from the coding sequence ATGGGAACCATTGCACTGGAAGGACTTGAATTTTTCGCCTATCACGGCTTTTCCGACGAAGAACAGAAGATCGGTAATAAATATTCGGTAGATATTACTGTAGCCACCGACTTTACCGAGGCCGCCCGCCAGGATCGCCTGAGCATGACGGTCAATTACGAAGAATTATACCGCATCACTTTAGCGGTCATGCAGCGCCCTGCGCGCCTACTGGAGCACATTGCTCACTCGATTTGCGAGGAGATTCGAAATCGGTATCCAGCCATCGAATCGGTTGAAGTGAGCGTTTCTAAATTTAATCCGCCCATCGGGGGTGTTTGCCACCGCTCAAAAATTACGCTTCGGGGCTAA
- a CDS encoding transglutaminase-like domain-containing protein has protein sequence MNNSEIKALISLLDDEDQEITEHVEQRIRQLGGQMIPYLESEWEGSFNPVVQKKIEELIHDLQYQSVLERIRVWKEGGSIDLLEGLWIIATYQYPDLSLDKLRRDIEQLYYEVWLEARSDMHPVDQIKTLNHVFFNKLKFAANTKHFHSPSNSMINIVLDTRRGNPISLCTIYMLIAQKLGMPVYGVNLPSLFVLTYKQGTTQFYINVFNRGLVFSKSDIDHYIGQLNLKPTDTFYQPCPNVDIIRRVLRNLMLAFEKTGDTDRMKEVEKIMESIQDEDAQPPLSDYTNK, from the coding sequence ATAAATAATAGTGAAATTAAGGCGTTGATTTCGTTATTGGACGACGAAGATCAGGAGATAACCGAACACGTTGAACAGCGTATTCGCCAGCTGGGTGGCCAGATGATTCCTTACCTCGAAAGTGAGTGGGAAGGGAGTTTTAATCCGGTTGTTCAGAAAAAAATAGAAGAGCTAATTCATGATTTGCAATACCAATCCGTTCTTGAACGAATCCGCGTCTGGAAAGAAGGCGGCAGCATCGATTTGCTGGAAGGACTCTGGATTATTGCTACCTATCAGTACCCGGATTTGTCCCTTGACAAACTCCGCCGCGATATTGAACAGCTTTACTACGAGGTCTGGCTGGAAGCCCGTTCAGACATGCATCCGGTTGATCAGATTAAAACGCTCAACCATGTTTTTTTCAATAAACTGAAGTTTGCAGCGAATACAAAGCACTTCCACTCTCCCTCTAATTCAATGATTAACATTGTGTTAGATACGCGGCGAGGAAATCCGATTTCGCTTTGTACCATCTACATGCTGATTGCCCAGAAACTGGGGATGCCGGTTTATGGAGTAAATCTGCCCAGCTTGTTTGTGTTGACCTATAAACAAGGGACGACGCAGTTTTACATCAATGTTTTTAACCGGGGTTTGGTTTTTTCCAAGTCTGACATTGATCATTACATTGGCCAGTTAAACCTCAAACCAACCGATACGTTCTACCAGCCCTGCCCGAATGTGGACATCATCCGGCGGGTGCTCCGAAACCTGATGCTCGCTTTTGAAAAAACGGGCGATACGGATCGGATGAAGGAAGTAGAAAAGATCATGGAGTCAATTCAGGATGAAGATGCGCAGCCACCTTTGTCCGATTATACCAACAAGTAA
- a CDS encoding cystathionine beta-synthase gives MKYYNSIIDTIGNTPLVKLNKVTKGIKGTVLAKVEYFNPGNSVKDRIAIRMIEDAEKAGILKPGGTIIEGTSGNTGMGLALAAIGKGYKCIFTMADKQSKEKMDILRAVGAEVIVCPTNVTPDDPRSYYSVAKRLNQEIPNSLYPNQYDNLSNTAAHYDTTGPEIWRDTEGEITHFAAGVGTGGTICGTAKYLKEQQSSVVTVGIDTYGSVFKKYKETGIFDEGEVYPYLTEGIGEDILPQNVNFSLIDHFVKVTDKDAAIMARRLSREEGLFVGWSCGSAVHGALEWAKENLKEEDVMVILLPDHGTRYLAKIYNDTWMKDHGFLESREFATARDIVRGKNGRSQLTTVPAAATVSEAIRTLNKQSISQIPVTDENGHIVGSLTDATILNKLIEDPTIKDVPVGEVMDKPFKFVGLDNTVDVLSSLIDRENKALLVRDELEQVHIITQADLLAAMTT, from the coding sequence TTAAAGGAACGGTGCTGGCCAAAGTTGAATATTTTAACCCCGGTAATTCGGTCAAAGATCGCATCGCGATTCGGATGATTGAAGACGCCGAAAAAGCGGGCATTCTGAAACCGGGCGGTACCATCATCGAGGGAACCAGCGGCAACACGGGAATGGGTCTGGCGCTGGCGGCTATCGGCAAAGGGTACAAATGTATTTTTACGATGGCCGATAAACAATCGAAGGAGAAAATGGACATTCTCCGGGCGGTTGGGGCCGAAGTAATAGTGTGTCCTACGAATGTAACGCCCGATGATCCACGTTCTTACTACTCTGTGGCGAAGCGGTTAAATCAGGAAATTCCAAACTCCCTATACCCCAATCAGTACGATAACCTTTCCAATACGGCGGCGCATTACGACACGACTGGCCCTGAGATCTGGCGGGATACCGAAGGCGAAATTACGCACTTTGCGGCGGGTGTTGGCACGGGAGGAACCATTTGTGGGACGGCTAAATACCTGAAAGAGCAACAGTCTTCGGTAGTGACCGTTGGGATTGATACGTACGGATCAGTCTTCAAAAAATACAAAGAGACCGGAATTTTCGACGAAGGAGAGGTGTATCCGTATTTAACCGAAGGCATCGGCGAAGATATTCTGCCTCAGAACGTTAACTTTAGTCTAATCGACCATTTTGTAAAAGTGACGGACAAAGATGCGGCGATTATGGCCCGTCGGCTGTCGCGGGAGGAAGGGCTTTTTGTGGGTTGGTCGTGCGGTTCGGCGGTGCACGGCGCACTGGAATGGGCCAAAGAAAACCTCAAAGAAGAAGATGTGATGGTGATTTTGCTGCCCGATCATGGCACCCGTTATCTGGCCAAAATTTACAACGATACCTGGATGAAAGACCATGGATTCCTCGAATCCCGGGAGTTCGCTACTGCGCGTGATATAGTCCGGGGAAAAAATGGCCGCTCCCAACTAACCACCGTTCCCGCCGCAGCGACTGTCAGTGAAGCCATCCGGACGCTAAACAAACAGAGCATTTCGCAGATTCCGGTTACGGACGAAAATGGACACATTGTCGGCAGTCTGACCGATGCCACCATCCTGAATAAGCTCATTGAAGATCCCACTATCAAAGACGTACCCGTTGGTGAGGTGATGGATAAGCCGTTTAAGTTCGTGGGTCTGGACAACACGGTTGATGTGCTTTCTTCGCTGATTGACCGCGAGAACAAGGCGTTGCTGGTCCGGGACGAGCTTGAGCAGGTGCACATCATCACGCAGGCGGATTTGCTGGCCGCGATGACAACATAG